The Catharus ustulatus isolate bCatUst1 chromosome 17, bCatUst1.pri.v2, whole genome shotgun sequence genome includes the window TCCCTTTGGCACCCAGAAAGGACTTAATGATCTTAGAATTAATTTCAGCAAGGATGTTCCTTTGTTACACTGATTGATCAGCAGTGATTTCTGTTGTGGTGCTGTGCCAGTTGTAGGGATTGCATTAATGGATCATTTTAGGGTGCTCTGTGATGCTGTTGTGGTTTACAAGTGTTTGTTTCTGCAGGCAGTCTGGGTAGCAGCACTGAGGGGAGGCCTCTTGCTGTTGGTTGAGAACAAGGGAgtgtgtatattttaaaatcttattcaAAGCCACATGCAAAAATTGTCATTATTGATATTACTATGTGCATCATTTATGTGACTAGAAATCATTAGACTGGAATCTTGGGTTGTTGGTTTAGTCCAACTTTTACCTAGGGCTGCTTGATAACAAAAGTTTGTGTCCTACAGACTCCTGCTGGTTTTACATTTTTGGGATTAAAGCTGTTCCAAGCACATTGCTGCAAGCTGGGGTTTGGTTCCAATGGTGTTTCCAGTACACATGGATGGATTTGGGACATAGGAAAtgcagccacctcctgcaggtCAGGCTGTGGGTCACCTGTGGGGCTCAGGGAATGATTGACCCTGTGTCCACATGTTCCTGTTACAACCATTAGGGAAGTGTTGGGTTTGCACATATGGGTGCCAAAAGAAGTTCAATATCCTTCATTTCTGTGGTTCCAGTTGTCTGGGTGTTTACCCCTGCATTGTGAAAtggccattttctcttttctttttttctttttctccttgccTACTAGCAGTGtaagtttaatttatttgagCTCTTTGAGGGAAACTACATAACTGAaacaaattattgtaattactCTGCAGCTCTGAAGAAGAGACAAAGCAGCTAATCTGATCAGGAGCTGCCCGAGAGCTTTTAAGATTCTAAATTAGTTTTATATTCAGCAGTGTGAAAAATGATAATTCTTTATTCTAATGCAATAGTTGGCTCATAATAATCCTGGAAATTAGGTCACTTAATAAAGGTTTTCACTCTGATATTCTTTGAAATCAACTAACCTAGTCTAAGTGTGCTTTCAGGTGTGAGATTTGCAAAATGTGAGTGGCACTCTGTGGCGTGGTAAGATTCCTAAGAAAACTGTTACCTTTTGGTTTTTATACAGGCTTTGATTCTGACAATTCTTCAGGAGAGTTTTCAGAAGCAAATCATAAAGTTCCAGAAATGCTTGATCTAGATCCACACCAAAGCAATAGGACTGGAAAGCATAATGGAGAGACAGAGATACAAGAAAATGGGATTAAGAGACACAGGTAAACAGCAAGAGCTGCATAGGAGATGAGAGGTGGGCATGTGCTGGCTCATACATTTTGGGGCATTGCTGTTCCCATGGGAGAGGGTAATTCTCTGGGATTGGAAAGTCATTTCATGTGTCTGCTTCCTGTGCCAAGTCTGGGCTgatgcttttcttcctctgtaaGTTGCTtcaatagaaaagaaaatggcttGTTGTTTAATGGGCTGAAAATGACAGttggattgtttttttccattacagGACATCATTACCTGCCCCAATGTTCTCTAGAAGTGATTTTAGTGTGTggagcatattaaaaaaatgcattggaCTGGTAAGTTAGCTTGGATGAAGAGTTAGGTCTCCTAATGTCGGCTGATTAGTTTTATTGCTTAAACATCAAGACACAGAATAATTCCTGAGGTATTATTTTGAGGTATTATATTACCTGagatgtattttcctttttttttttcactaggaaacaattttaaactgcaactcccaaaaatctcaacatttatttattaaaagtgCTATTTCCACATCTTTAGCTGTTAGAGCATGTGGATTGGCATTTCTGAAGCTGTCCTTCAAGAGCTAGGCTAAAGCCATTAAAATGTAGTCAGATATGTTTGTTTGACACAATACTATcttacctgatttttttttttattctttacttAGCAAAATGTGATTTAGGACCTTATTTTATGAATTCATGTCATCTAGGAGATACAGTTGTTCTCTCAAAACTCCTTTTGGTGGGATGAGTGACTTGACCTATCTACTCAAACCTTTTGCTTGGACCAAATCAgtttaaatgttaaattaacatttttcttcccttgcctGTGCCAAGGTGAGGAAAATATTGCATTAACTTCATCTGGTGGcattctgctttctgctgagtTTCAAGCACTTACATAAATGTTTTAATGCTCAGTCATGAGTGGAACTTTGTAATTAAACAGCCAAATTTGCTTGGGTGTagtaaaagagaaaactggGGAGTTGGAAATCTGTGTGAACTTCATGTCTGTCTTGTGTCCACATGGGAAACCAGAAATTGTCTGACACAAATAACAGGTTGCTTAAAGAAAGCCACTAAAATATGTTAGAGCAATTCAAATATTATTCTTTATGTAACTGTTcctttcaaaaaataatttgtagttGCTGCAGTACAGTAGATAGATTTTATGCAAATAAGCATGTGAGGTTTTCCAAGGAGTGTGTGGCACTTCAGtatcagcacagagctgtttgGCACATTATTGCTACTGCCTAGGGAGATTTTAACCTCTTCTGCTTTACACAGACCACAGCAGAGAAGGTAACATTGCCTGTGAATTTATTAGGTTAGCTGGATCAATGTTTTGAGTtgttatttcagattttaagtAGGGTTCTGCAGTGCTTCCAGGTAGCACTTGGAGGTCTGCTTCAGGCTTGCCAAATATTCTTTGAGGAATACTTTAAATAAACTCACCCACAACTTATTTTCTAAGTCCTTGTTGTTGCCTAAGTTGTTTATTTAGTTTTGTGTCTGAGAAGTCAACCTGCCCTTTGGTTATGTAGGAGCTGTCCAAGATTACAATGCCCATTGTCTTCAACGAGCCTTTGAGTTTCCTTCAAAGGATAACAGAATATATGGAGCATATATACCTCATCAACAAGGCTTGTAGTCATGCAGACCCCTTGGAAAGAATGCAGGTAAGAGCTCCCACCACCTTCTGCATAATTCACAAGAAGTTATTTTCTCCCCATCTTTGATTTTAAGACAATTTCTCACTTGAGTCTGTTTCTTTCTCAGGGGCTCCTGTAAAAATgctcaatttatttatttagatgaGTTTCTTCTTTCATAGTGGCTGTGTCAAATATTTGTAGCACTTTGACCCTCCCTGCTGTGCACAGAGTTTGAAAGTGCCACAACTGACCATGCCCAAGGATCTCAGCTCATTTCTTTAACTGTGAATCTTTTTCTGGTTATAAAACCACAATAAATACTGTAATGTACAACAAATAAAGTATGTTTAACTTAgatttttaatgcattattCTCATAATGTGTTCTTAATTTGCTTCCAGGCTGTAGCTGCTTTTGCAGTTTCTGCTGTAGCTTCTCAGTGGGAGAGGACTGGCAAACCATTTAACCCACTGTTAGGAGAAACCTATGAATTAACCAGGTAGCAGTTACTTTAAATTGGGAGCTGGGACTGTTTGTGTTGTTGTGTTAGCAGACTCACACTGGTTTGGTTATAGTGAAATACCACAAAAGTATATTTCAGAGTATAGCTAAAATTCTTTTCCTCAAACTATCTCAGAATTTCTGAGAAGTTGTTATAAAAGCTAATAATTGTATTTCTAAGTTTAGGCAGAGTGTTCTTTGaattatttagagaaaaattgGTTCATGTTCTTCCACCAAAGACACTTCCTGAGCAGACACtgttaattaatttaaatattgttttgttgACCATGTCAGATATAGAAGTTAGTGAGAAGGACTTTGAACTTCCCCAAATAGATGGGTGATATGTCTGCAGTAGGGTAAAGAATTTTCAGTCAGACCTTTCCATGTTGCCCATAGAGTTTCTGTAATTTCATGAGTTATTTCAGTGAAACTTCTGATGCCTTTCTGGGTAGAAATCTGGTTTGGAGTATAAAAAGAAAGTGTTCAGATTAGAAATCCTTTCATTTCATTAATTGTAAATGCGTCATGGAActagaaaaggaaaagtctCACCTTCAGTTTAATCTAAAaatacttcacttttttttaaagtatcaaCTCTTTTCTCttgcaatattaaaaatatacttactgtttaatgctcttttttttgttgttgccaGGGAGGACTTAGGATTTAGGTTTATATCTGAACAAGTCAGCCACCACCCACCTATTAGTGCATTTTATTCTGAAGGCCTCAATAAGGACTTCGTATTTCATGGATCAATCTATCCCAAACTAAAATTCTGGGGAAAGAGTATAGAGGCAGAGCCTCGGGGAACAATTACTTTGGAGCTTCTGAAGTGAGTATGAGAagtaaataactttttttactTATTGTAATAACCCTGTTGGCTTTTCAGAGGTGATTACCTAAAAACCCTGTGCTGAAGAGGTTGTAAGAATTGATTTACAAGTTAATTTTCACTGCTTAATTTCAGGcctgtgttttaaaatttgtgttaTGCTTCCACAGCTGTACCAATTTGACCCAGTTTTTCCACCATGAAAATTAGCATTTCTTATAAATTGGTTGCTACTGAGAGCAATTTAAATACagagataaaattattttactgggCTGTTCACACTCATCTCAATTTTCAGTATTGCtgttggttttggtggtttggtGTGGAAAGAGCTGCATCTCACAATAAGTGTTCTGTGTGGTAAAGGAACAGGAGAAATTTGTCAGGATTGCCACTGAAGAGAAGGATCAGCTTCCTACTAAAATCAAGAATGCCTCTCCAGATTGCTCCCTGGCTTGTCTCTCATAAATTACATGATGTCCCACGAGTTGTTTTGTGTCCTGGTGGCACAAAGACTCTGGAGCTTTCCCAAGTGAGACATGAGGATGCACTAGAACAgttgcaaataaaatattctgcatttgGTGCTTTTATAGAAGCATTTCTGAGGCCTAACTGAGGTGGTTTGGAAATATGACCTAAAGTTCTGGACATTTGGTTTCAATAAAAAACCAACTTGCCTCCCATAGCAAACACTGACTTTTCCTGTACTTtctttgaaagtaatttttcagcAGTTGGCATCTAATATTCCAAAGTTCACAAAAATATGAACTGGTCTTGGAGAGAAATGGTGATGGTAATAGAAGAAATGTCTTCTGAAGGTAGAAGGAACTGAGAATGTTAGTGCAGGTGTTACCAAAATAATGTTTGTTCCTTGAGAGCATTTCTTTAGAAGACTATTAAAATTCTTGCTGAACCTAATCAAGGCTGAGATTTAAACTGGAATATAAACAgttaaagcatttattttaaataattgcttCAAGTTAGCAGCAGAAGTTGAAGTCAAATTTTGAGCCTCTCAGTGTTGTGATTCAGACCATTCTGTTGCTTTGAGGACTTTGAGAACTGCTCAAGGCTTGAGTGAACAAGGAGCTGTTTGGGAAGCAAAGCTGTGAGTCAGTATTGAATTGTGCCTTTATGTTAACCATGACTATTTTTCAGAGCCTTAGAAGACACTTTTCCCTCACTTCTCCAGCACAAAAAGTGTTTCAGTTCATCAGCCCTGACCATAAATGCCTTGTATTGTGTTTTGGTTTATGCTGTAAAGCTTCTGGTGTCAAAATAGTTCAGGAATAAAACTATGTTTAAAGGCTGGGAGATGAATTTGAGGgattctggtatttttttccccagtagaAGAGTAGTCATTGTTCTAAAGACTCCTTGAAGAAAaggagctgtgggaagcagTGAGACTTCAATGATCTGTTATTTCTCTGTACTGGAAAATGACAGATGGGGTAGAAACATCACACTGGAGTGTTCTCTCCATACTCACTGCAAGTAGAAGACACTTTTTACAGAGGAcacttttttctgtattttctgttaaaacagaaaattttctgttaaaacatCTTTTCTAAGATGGATTGATTCCCTACCAGGCAGCTTCAGTATTTCTCTTACCAGCATGGAAAGATGAGTGTGAATAGATGGCTTTGACTCTGCTAGTGACAGTATAAACCCTGTTGTTTAACTTTTTGATCATTTATGGAATAATGTCTTTTAAGGAGTTAGAATCTGCTCACTAAAAACTTTTCacaaagaaaacccccaaaaataaattctaggaattttccttcttctcaaTAAACCTTTGGGGAAAGGATGGAATTGAGTAGtgaactgaattttaaaatgtcatattTGTGGAGCTTGCTGTAGTGCTGTTGTGTCCCACTGGTGTTGAACAACCAcctaaaagaaaagcaaaaaccacTCACACCCCCAAAATTACCTTAATTGGCACTGGAATAGGCCTCAAATACTGATGAGAAGTTGTGGCATGTTTGTGGGAACCACTTATGTGAtttactgctgctgcagcagctgaataGAAGACACTGTTAGGCATTAGTTTGTTGGTCTGGTTCTCCTGCAAATACTGTGTTTTATCGcttaaaacttgaaaaatgcaaataaaaaagatgAATTCCTGGACTGCTCTTTATGTTGGGCTGAAATTTGTAATCCAAAGCACAGCAAGTTTAAAACTTGTGAGAAAGGAGAGGAATAGGGGCAATATCACTTTATTAACTTGCACCAATGTTTGGATACAACACATTGTTGGCTTGTGAAGAAAagtctgtttttcttctcttttgaaGCTGAGTGCTGGCTGTTCAGAGGAGTGCTAAATATTTTGCCCTGCCATGAACAGAATTGAAAACAGGCTTCCATTTCAAGCTCAAGCAAatgatttctttctcttatttCCTTGACAGGCACAATGaagcttatacatggacaaatCCAACCTGCTGTGTACATAATGTAATTATTGGAAAACTGTGGTTAGAACAGTATGGAGTGGTAGAAATTGTAAATCACAGGTAATGCTGGTCATGAACTCAGGGGCTGTGAGGATTGTTGTGGTCATTTGTGTTACAGAGCAGATTTTTTGTCAGACATTTGTTTTGTAGCTCCAAAgtcttgtggggttttttttgttttttgtgggatttttttaatcttttcctgATAAATGCAAACTCTCCCTAGGCCTGGGCTTGCTACCATAATATTATTAATGAAAAGGCACAAAGCCAGATGGCCTGTGGAGAGCAAAGGTTTTACATTTGTGAGTTACCCATCCAAATTTAGCCCCATTGCCAGAGAACAGAACCATTAAATGGAATAATTGCCAGAGGCAGATTGGACCTCCATGGTATTGATTGTgatttgtcacttttttttagTTTAGATAATGGAGAATGTCTTAAATTAAGTGATAGCACAGAATAAGGGATAATAGCAGAGGAAAATGACTGCAGAGTTGGAAAATGTGAACATAGCATGGACTGCTCTGCCAACTGCCTGTATCAAAGCTTTTTacttatataaaataaattaccttctaagtgaggagggaaggaatttTGTGAGAAGTATTACTCCTGCATTGCTCTGTCAGTAAATGGGAGCTTCAATCCAAGGTGCTGTTTGATATTTCTCATAGCATCAAATCTGTAATCCTGTCTCTTGTACTTACACAAAATTTGTTCTGtggaattttgaaatttgtgtGCCATAATTTAATGCCCATGTCAGATAATAAATCatagtgaaataaaaacaattacatATATATAACTAACCACCAGCTAACTGTAACCATATTAAAAAAGCTAAATaaggtaaaataaattttctgatgTATTTAGGGGCTTGCTTCTCTAAGCATGTACTTATTTCCTCCACAGTACTGGAGATAAATGTGTCCTTAATTTTAAACCATGTGGACTGTTTGGGAAGGAGCTTCACAGAGTAGAGGGATACATCCAGGACAAGCAGTAAGTGATAAAAGCCTCTTGGTCTCTCTCTTTTTGACCACTGGGGAATTTCTTTTGCTGGCATAGTTACCACACCAATGGGACTTTAAAGTTGCTAGCAATGTAGTTTGTAACCCATTTTTGTTCAGTGTGTCAGTATTAAACCCCCTGAGTCCAGGATGATCATTTTTAAGCATTGTTAGAAAAACTCTCCAGTCCAggttttggaaataaaaggaaaatgcagagtAGGTGCAAGTGATTTACTATTATAGAGTCATAATTCCAGTCTTGagtttaaaataatgagaatgTTGTTGTCAGAAGTTTTTAAT containing:
- the OSBPL2 gene encoding oxysterol-binding protein-related protein 2 isoform X2 — translated: MLDLDPHQSNRTGKHNGETEIQENGIKRHRTSLPAPMFSRSDFSVWSILKKCIGLELSKITMPIVFNEPLSFLQRITEYMEHIYLINKACSHADPLERMQAVAAFAVSAVASQWERTGKPFNPLLGETYELTREDLGFRFISEQVSHHPPISAFYSEGLNKDFVFHGSIYPKLKFWGKSIEAEPRGTITLELLKHNEAYTWTNPTCCVHNVIIGKLWLEQYGVVEIVNHSTGDKCVLNFKPCGLFGKELHRVEGYIQDKHKKKLCVIYGKWTECLWCTDPTTYETYKKSEKRGSEQKKKSSEEDIKSENDEADDMPEVQDTVQFIPGSKLLWRINCRPPNSSQMYNFTSFAVSLNELESGMEAILAPTDCRLRPDIRNMENGNMDLASKEKERLEEKQRAARKERAKDEVEWHTRWFHQGTNPYTGTPDWLYSGGYFDRNFSDCPDIY
- the OSBPL2 gene encoding oxysterol-binding protein-related protein 2 isoform X1, whose translation is MNSEEEFYDAVTGFDSDNSSGEFSEANHKVPEMLDLDPHQSNRTGKHNGETEIQENGIKRHRTSLPAPMFSRSDFSVWSILKKCIGLELSKITMPIVFNEPLSFLQRITEYMEHIYLINKACSHADPLERMQAVAAFAVSAVASQWERTGKPFNPLLGETYELTREDLGFRFISEQVSHHPPISAFYSEGLNKDFVFHGSIYPKLKFWGKSIEAEPRGTITLELLKHNEAYTWTNPTCCVHNVIIGKLWLEQYGVVEIVNHSTGDKCVLNFKPCGLFGKELHRVEGYIQDKHKKKLCVIYGKWTECLWCTDPTTYETYKKSEKRGSEQKKKSSEEDIKSENDEADDMPEVQDTVQFIPGSKLLWRINCRPPNSSQMYNFTSFAVSLNELESGMEAILAPTDCRLRPDIRNMENGNMDLASKEKERLEEKQRAARKERAKDEVEWHTRWFHQGTNPYTGTPDWLYSGGYFDRNFSDCPDIY